ACTGATAAAATTGTTTTTTTTATTTAAAAAATAGTATTGTAACACCTTTAAATAAATGGCTTACGACCGCATTTTAAAAGTATCGCGCACAATAGCCGATTTAAGCAAAAACGAAAATATAAAAACGGAACTCCTCACGGAAGCTATTCATTATAAGAGATTGTTGGGCGGAATAAGATTTTAATTTGTTAAAAATTCTTAAAAATCTATCCGTTTCAGTTAAAATTGAGTAAAACAAATGTTTTTGTTTCTACATATCTTTATTTTTGTGATGCTTAGCAATCCTAATAAATCTAATATTCATAAGATGCGGTTATTATTTATAATATTATTTTTCTTTAATTATTTATATGTTTCAATTGCTCAAACTAGATATGTTGAGTTAGGCAGAGCTACATATTATTCTGATAAATTTGAAGGCAGAAAAACTACAAGCGGTGAAAGATATTTTAAAACAAAATATTCGGCTGCTCATCCCAAAATGGCATTAGGAACTTATGTGAGAGTAACTAATTTAAAAAATAATAAATCTGTTATAGTAAAAGTAAATGACAGATGTGCAATAAGAAAAACAAGAATAATCGACCTTTCTAAAGTTGCTGCCCGCAAACTTGATATGTTAAAACATGGCGTATGCAGTGTTAAAATAGAAAAAATTGATACTTTCATAAAAGACAGTTCAAAATATTTTATTCGTGTTGCAACGTGCAAAACCAACAATGGCGCTTTACAAAC
This sequence is a window from Bacteroidales bacterium. Protein-coding genes within it:
- a CDS encoding septal ring lytic transglycosylase RlpA family protein — its product is MFLFLHIFIFVMLSNPNKSNIHKMRLLFIILFFFNYLYVSIAQTRYVELGRATYYSDKFEGRKTTSGERYFKTKYSAAHPKMALGTYVRVTNLKNNKSVIVKVNDRCAIRKTRIIDLSKVAARKLDMLKHGVCSVKIEKIDTFIKDSSKYFIRVATCKTNNGALQTIKTFLPEHQKNSIIIKAQRGSQSFFKVLIGPFLSEEEADKHLKSLIRRYRSSYIIRV